DNA sequence from the Chitinophaga flava genome:
TTTTGCATATGCTAACTGTTTGAATGGTGTTTACCTGATTGCAATTGCCCTAAATTTTAGGCGTAACCATTTATTCTGTTTCCGGTTCTTCAGGGAGATGAAAAGTTGATTTCTTAGGAGTATCGCCAGCACTCAGCTCTTCCAGGGAGAGATGCCCCCTGCCGGTAGCTTGCAACCAGAGGGAACCGGACTTGTGTAATATCTTCGCATTTAGTCCAAATAAATGATCTAAATCGTGTTCTACAGCCAGCGCAGTACGGTAGTGGCTGACATCCAGCCATCCAAAGTGATGCCGCATGCGTATTTTTTCAATTGGCGTATCAGGTGAGACCCTGCTATTCTTAGGTATATGCTCTCCTTCCCCCACCGGATCCCGGAAAAAATCCAGTTTCAGTTTCGGATAGATCTCATGAAATTTATCCTGAATATCGGCGACGATTGCTTCTTCGCTAATATAGATTTGCATAACGACAGCTTTAAATGCTGATACAATATAAAAACAGCCCCAGCAGCAACCTTCATCCACGGCTTCCGTATACAAATTCACATACTTCATGCCATACCTCCGGGTCCTGCAAATTTGTTAAATGATGGCTACTTCCGGAGAAAATACAGGTTAAACGTTGTGTGAATATTTTATAACTTTATTGTATGCATGTGCTGCTAAAAAAGACGTCTTACCTGCCGACTCTTATTCTTCGCCCATATATTGACCGCTTTTGGACCGCCGAAGGTACCGCCCCTGCTTATTCTCTGCCGACAATGGCTGTGGGTACAGGTGCAGAAATGATCTTCCAGCTCAAAGCTCCCATGATGATCGTTTCCCAGGATAACACCCTTCATACGCCACCCATGCATGCGATCTACTGCATTCGCAACCAGTATTACAAAGCCACGATTAACAAAGATCACTTCTTCATTGCCATTCGGTTTAAAGCGGGCGCCATCAGGCACTTCTGCCCTGTACCTGTGGCTGATGTTACAGAAAGTTTTCCGGATATAAATATGCTCTATGGAGATGAAGGCAGAAGATTAACAGAAAGATTGAATAGCAGCACAAGCATATCGCAACAACTGGAATGGATCGAAGGTTTCCTGCTCAGCCTTTTAAACAAATATCATCGTCCTCATACATTGGTAGATGAAGCAGTCAGACAGCTGTACTATAATCGTGAGATCCCTGATCTGATATCTTTCAGCGCCAATCTGGGAAGTAGCTACCGCCAGTTTGAACGGGTTTTTATAAACAATGTGGGCATTACTCCCAAATCATTCCAGCAGACAGCACGATTGAACAATACCTTAAAACACCTTTTATCGCACCAGATCAGGGATTACCTCCCGGTAGCCTTCGATTTCGGATATTATGACCAGTCCCATTTCATAAGGGCTTGCAGGCGATTTTTCGGTGATAAGCCAGGTGCTATCCTATCCCCTGCAAGCCAGGATCAGCATTTCTACTTGTCGTCTTTTAACGCTTCAGGCTCGACCGATAAAAAATAAACCTTCAGGTCTTTCGATTTCCATCCTTCCAGCTTTTTGACAAATGCTGCCAGGTAAGCCTGCTGGAAATGATAATGGACGCCAGGCTGATCCTGATAGTGCTCTATCAATGTAAATGCACCCTTTTCCGCAGGCTCAGGATAATAAGTATATTCGATACAGCCGGGTTCCTTCCTGGTCAGCACGGCGAGTTCTTCCAGTGCCTTATTGAATTCATCTGTAAATTCCGGCCGGATAAACAGCTTTGCGATAACAAATTTTTCCATTGTTGTAATTGTAATACTCATTGTTTGATATTTTTTTTCTGATAGTTTTCTCACGCAGCTGTCTTCCAGGTTATATCCATGAGCATCCGGTATATGAAGAAATAATACAGCTGCGGACACATCGATAGTCACGCGGGTATTCGGATATACACTTGCCGGCTCCCGGCTGTCCTGATTTGTTAACTGGCATCCTAAGGCAGGCATGGCAAATACAATACAGGCAAGCTGCCATAAAAGCATCTTTGTACGATTCATGACTAATATTGTTGATTATTTTAAATGATGAGGCAAAACTAGATCTTGCTATCACAGTAAAATTGTATAATTCTGCCAAAAGCTATCGGAACATAGAATCCCGCCGTCATAATCCGACTGTACTCACCTGCATGCGAATTTTTTTTCCTTCCTTCCCCGCCGCAATTACCTCCCGCGAAAAATAATTCATCCCGCATAAGTTACTTATCCATTATCAATCAACGGATTAACTGTTTGGCACCCCGATTGACTTACCTGTTCATGAAAACATCTATCTATTAAATCACCTCAAAACATTCACTTATGCACAACATCGATCGCACCATGAACGAATATGAATTCAACGAATTTGAATTTGAAGGAGGAGGCGAATTTGAATTTGAAGGAGAGCACGAATTTGAATTTGAAGGAGAACTGGAAGGTGAAGCGCTTGAACTTGAACTGGCTACGGAGTTGCTGGGAGTTTCCAACGAACAGGAAATGGAGCAGTTCCTCGGTAAGCTAATCAGTAAAGCTGGCAGAGGTTTAGCCAGTTTTGCCAAATCGCCCATTGGTAAAGGTTTGCTGGGTGGACTAAAAACCATTGCCAAAAAAGCATTACCTATTGCCGGAGGTGCGTTAGGTAACTTCCTCGTACCTGGCCTGGGTGGTGTTATCGGTAGCAAACTGGGTAGCGCAGCTTCCAACCTGTTTGAACTGGAACTGGAAGGCCTTAGCAATGAAGACCGCGAGTTTGAAGTGGCCCGCCGTTATGTACGTTTTGCCACAGATGCTACCCGCAGAGCAGCTACTGCTACCAATGCCGGTCAGGCGCCCGGCTCGGTCATTAATGGCGCGCTGAAACAGGCTGCGTACAATCATGCACCCGGATTGTTGCGCAAACGCCGCCACTACAACAATCGCCCGGGTTATTATAATACAGGGACATATAATACAGGTACATATAGTACAGGCGCAGCTTCCGGCACATGGGAAAGGAATGGTGATAACATCATTGTATATGGTGTTTAAACCGGTAACCATTACTTTAAAAATATTTGCAAATGAGCTTTCTGAATGAATATGAATTCAACCCCGAATTTTTTCAGGAAACCGGCGAACTGGAGATGGAAGGTGAATTGGCCTCCCGGTTACTGAATATAGCCAGCGAACAGGAGTTTGAGAACTTCCTGGGAAACATTTGGGATGCAGGTAAACGATTGTACAATTCGCCACAAGGACAGGCCATTAAAAAAGACTTTATTAACGGCGCCAAAAGCTTTGGTAAAAAAATGCTGCCCAGCCTGAGCAAAAACCTGAGGCAGTATTTAGGAGGTAGCACCGGAGCTAAAACAGGCAACACAATGGCCAGCGGCTCCAGCAACTGGTTGTTTGGCGGAGTAAGCGAAAACGACGCTGTGGATTATGTTCGGGTAATTCGCAATGCCGCCCAATATTTGCAGCAGGCACTGAAAAAAGGAAATACAATTAACCAGGCAGGCGGTTCAAGGGTATTGGTTACGCAGGCCATCAATCAGGCTGCCCGTCCCATTATTTCGCGTAACCCCACCGTATCGGTATCTTCTAATTCCGCTTTCAAAAAACAGGGAACATGGACACGCAAGGGATCAATGCTGATCTTACACAACGTGATATAAGGTATCGCAGTTTCCTCATCAATGAAGCACAGGGACTATTGACCCGGCTGAAACAATTGCAGCCTTTTGAAATGTCGATGCCCATGGTGATAGCGGCGGCAGTACCCTATATCGCGCAAAAGGAAATATACACCCTAATGACGGTCGGCAAAGCACATCTCACAGAAAGGGTATTAAGCTTCATAAAAAATGTGAAGACTAAAAATACATCCATTGAAAGATGCCAGGCTGCATATGCAGTGCTAAAGCTGCGCTTCAATTCACTGTTGGACCAGTTTGATATTTTCTGCGATGTGGTAAGTCAGCGGGGTGAAAACGAAACCGGTATCTGGATTGCCGGCTTGGATGTACTGGCCCGCGATGCGCTGGTAATGACGCGCTTTTTTGTAGAAGCACCTCCCATGATATGTTACCTGGACCGTGGGCACGGAGCTGCTATACGCCGGGCACACACCCGCTTACCGGGTGGCGATGATAACCCCGTAGCCGTTATTAAAATTCCCCGTGAACGGATGGTGGCAAGTGGTATCGGTTCTTCCCTGATACATGAAGTAGGACACCAGGGTTCTGCATTGCTTGATCTAATCTCTTCGCTGAGACTTGTGCTGGATGATCTGGCTGCTAAAGAAGCACCTTACGTACAGGCGTGGACGTTATTGAGCCGCTGGATCTCTGAAATACTGTCCGATTTCTGGGCCATTGGTTTCCTGGGTATCAGCGCCTCTACGGGTCTTATCAGCGTAGTATCACTTCCCAGGTACTTTGTCTTTCGCGCAGTTGACGATGACCCACATCCTTTTCCCTGGATAAGGGTAAAGATCAGTATCGCTTTTGGCAAACTGTTATATCCCGATGATCAATGGCAACGGCTGGAACGTTTATGGGAAACCTTTTATCCTCCTACAGGTTTACCGACAGCCATGCAACAATTGTTGCAACAACTTGAAGCAGTGCTGCCCCGGTTTGCCCAACTGGTAAAAGAACACCGGCCACCAAAATTAAAAGGGAAACAATTACATGAAATATTTCCCCTGCACGAACGCCAGCCGCACCAATTGAGAGTTCGTTATCAGCAATGGAAGAAAGACCTCAGCCTGCTGGCCAGACAACGTCCATCCCTCGTATTTGCCACCATAGGGCAGGCAAGGGCCGACAATGTAATAACCCCGTTCACAGAAAACCGGCTACTTACCAAAATGCTGCGGCATTGGGCGCTGATGAATATTTAATGAAACAGTTATTTACTCATTCCAAAAAGACAACTTACCATGGATAACTTTTTATTTAAAGTGAATGATCATGTAAGTAGATGGCTTACCCTGGGCCAGATTACAGATATCTCACTATCTATCATCCCAAATGAAGTAGACCAGGGCGACACAGTAATTTTAAACATTTCATTCAATGCAAT
Encoded proteins:
- a CDS encoding helix-turn-helix domain-containing protein produces the protein MHVLLKKTSYLPTLILRPYIDRFWTAEGTAPAYSLPTMAVGTGAEMIFQLKAPMMIVSQDNTLHTPPMHAIYCIRNQYYKATINKDHFFIAIRFKAGAIRHFCPVPVADVTESFPDINMLYGDEGRRLTERLNSSTSISQQLEWIEGFLLSLLNKYHRPHTLVDEAVRQLYYNREIPDLISFSANLGSSYRQFERVFINNVGITPKSFQQTARLNNTLKHLLSHQIRDYLPVAFDFGYYDQSHFIRACRRFFGDKPGAILSPASQDQHFYLSSFNASGSTDKK
- a CDS encoding putative quinol monooxygenase is translated as MNRTKMLLWQLACIVFAMPALGCQLTNQDSREPASVYPNTRVTIDVSAAVLFLHIPDAHGYNLEDSCVRKLSEKKYQTMSITITTMEKFVIAKLFIRPEFTDEFNKALEELAVLTRKEPGCIEYTYYPEPAEKGAFTLIEHYQDQPGVHYHFQQAYLAAFVKKLEGWKSKDLKVYFLSVEPEALKDDK